The sequence CGTGCACGGGCCCGCCGAGACGATGGAAGCGATGGACAAGGACGTCTTCAACAATCGCGTCTGGCCCGATTTCCGCACCATTCCGACGCGCGAGAAGCCCGTCATCGCCTTCGACACCATTCCCGTCTACGAGCCCGTGGCCTGCCAGGGGCTGCGGATCCGAGCGGTGCCCGTGCACCATCCGGTGTACTCGGTCGGCTACATCATCGAAGGGCGAAACGGCGCCATCGCCTTCTCCGGGGACACCGGGCCCACTGAAGAGCTGTGGAAGGCGATCAATGCCACGCCCAACGTCAAGGCCGTGTTCGTGGAGCTGAGCTTTCCCAGCAGCATGCAATGGCTGGCGGACGCGAGCGGCCATCTGACGCCCAGGACGATGATGGGCGAGCTGTCCAAGCTCGATCGGCGCGGAGCGAAGATCTACCTCTATCACCTGAAGCCAGCGGTGATCGACGAAGTGAAGGCGGAGATCCGCGCGCTGCGCAAGGACTTCCTGCACGTCTGCGAGCTGGACGAGGTTTACGGCATCCAGTGAGAGCGCTGATCGTCCTCTGCCTCGCGCTGTCCTTCGGCGCCCGCGCGGAGCCGGACGGGAAGACCGCGGCCCAGCAACAGCAGCAGACCAATGCCGCCGCCGCGGCCGCCGCCGGCGCGGGCGCGGTCATCGTCGCGGCGCAGGCGGAGGCGGGCGAGGATCCCTTCGCGTTCCCCGCGCCGACGCCGCGCGCGAGGCAATGGCTCGGATACGCCTCGCCCTGGACGCTGCTGTTTCTGGCGGCCCTGCTGATCACGCTGGCCGCGCTGATCCAGAAAGTCGATCCGCGGCGGCGCAAGCGCATCCGCCGCGCGTCGATCCTCTACATGCTCTACCTCACCACCTTCGTCTTCGCCGCGGTGCTCGGGCTGGTGCACGCGGACGGGTGGGCGCGGCGGGTATGGTTCCTCGCCGACCTGTTCGAAGTGCTGGTGATCATCGACTTCGTCGCCATCCTGCTCTTCGACCTGGTGCTCCTGGCGCTGCGCATCGAGGTGGCGAACATCGTCCACGACCTCGCGCTCGGCGCCGCGTACATGCTGGCGTTCATCGGCATCCTCCACCGCAGCGGCGTTCACTTACAAGGGATCATCGCCACTTCCGCCGTGGTCACGGTGGTGCTCGGCCTCTCCTTGCAGGCCACGCTGGGCAACGTGCTGGGCGGCATCGCGCTGCAGCTCGACGACTCGATCCACATCGGCGACTGGGTGCAGCTCTCCTCGGGACAGCAGGGCCGGATCAGCGCCATCCGCTGGCGGCACACGGTGGTGGAGACGCGCAACTGGGACACGATCATCGTCCCCAACTCGGTGCTGCTGGGCGAGAACATCACCATCCTCGGCCAGCGGCAGGACCAGCCGGTGCAGCACCGGATGTGGGTCTACTTCAACGTCGACTTCCGCTACTCGCCCGAGGAAGTGATCCATACCGTCGAGGACGCGCTCCAGGGCACCCCGATCGCCAACGTGGCCCCATTCCCGCCGCCGAACTGCCTCTGCTACGACTTCGCCCGCCAGGGCGCGGACAGCTTCGCGTACTACGCGGTCAGGTACTGGCTGACGGATCTGGCGGCGGACGACCCGACGTCGTCGGCGGTGCGGGTGCGCGTCTACGTCGCCCTGAAGCGCGCGGGGATTCCGCTGGCGGTTCCCGGACAGGCGCTGTGGGTCTCGATGGACGATCCGGAGCACCGCGAGCGCAAGGTGCAGCGCGAGCTGCAGCACCGGGTGAGCGCGCTGGAGCAGATCGAGATGTTCAACGGGCTCTCGTCCGACGACCGGCAGCGCCTCGCGGAAGGAATGCGCCCGGCGCCGTTCGGGCGGGGGGAGATCATCACCCGGCAGGACTCGGCGGCACACTGGCTGTACGTGCTGGCGCGCGGCGAGTGCGAGGTGCGCGTCCGCGGCGAGGGCGCGGCGGAGAAGCTGGTGGCGCGGATCTGCGCGCCCAACGTCTTCGGCGAGATGGGAGTGATGACCGGCGAGCGCCGTACAGCGTCGGTAGTCGCGGCGACCGAGGTGGAGGTGTACCGGATCGACAAGGACATCTTCAAATCGGTGCTGCGCAACCGTCCGGAGATGGCGACCGTGATCTCCCAGGTGATGGCGAAGCGCCGGGTCGAGCTCGAGTCGGTGCGGGAGGGGCTGGACGCGGAAGCGCGCAAGCGGCGGGTGAAGGAGGAGCGCACCGAGATTCTGTCGTCGATCCAGACTTTCTTCGGGCTGGACGACGACAAGGTGTAGGCGGCATCCGTCGCGCGTGGCTCCGGTCCTCAAGGGCGGCAGTCGTTGTGATCCACAGGGCGGCAAACGCGTACGCTCGCGTTGCAGTTGAAGTCGCCTCCGCTGTACAGCCCGAGGAGCCGGCAAAACCGGGCATCGGCCGGACACTGCGCATCCATCGTGCAGCGCGCGTAGCATTCGCCGCTTCCGACCTCGACACAGCTTCCACCTCCGTCGGGCAACGCTGCATCACATCGCTGATCCCGGTAGATGAATGGGTCGGTCGAGCAGGGTTGCTGAGCGGCGCCGCATCCGGCAACGAGAATCGTGGACAGCGCGACGACCGTTCGCATTGGCCGGTCTTACATCGACCCGCCATGGGCGGAAAGTGCCTCGCCAAGTCACTCCCCCATTTGAAAGGGCACAACCCCCGGCCCGGCCCGTTCCTGTGACGGCGCGCGGTCAGGTCGTCCGGCGTGTCAGATCCTCTCGCTACGCTCACGCCATGCGCACTGCTCAGCAGGAACTTCCGTTCGTACCTGGGGTGGAGCGCGGCCTGGAGCCGGCCGGAAGCCGCTCTCGTCGCGGGCGAACGTGCCGCACCGCCCGAGGGCGGGATTCCCGCAAGGGCAGCATCGACCAGCGCGAGAT comes from Deltaproteobacteria bacterium and encodes:
- a CDS encoding 3',5'-cyclic-nucleotide phosphodiesterase, with amino-acid sequence MNIKVLGCHGGELPRHRTTCFLIDGKLAIDAGAITAALELEDIVRIDDIFLTHSHFDHVKDVPLMTDLLVGKREKPVIVHGPAETMEAMDKDVFNNRVWPDFRTIPTREKPVIAFDTIPVYEPVACQGLRIRAVPVHHPVYSVGYIIEGRNGAIAFSGDTGPTEELWKAINATPNVKAVFVELSFPSSMQWLADASGHLTPRTMMGELSKLDRRGAKIYLYHLKPAVIDEVKAEIRALRKDFLHVCELDEVYGIQ
- a CDS encoding mechanosensitive ion channel, encoding MRALIVLCLALSFGARAEPDGKTAAQQQQQTNAAAAAAAGAGAVIVAAQAEAGEDPFAFPAPTPRARQWLGYASPWTLLFLAALLITLAALIQKVDPRRRKRIRRASILYMLYLTTFVFAAVLGLVHADGWARRVWFLADLFEVLVIIDFVAILLFDLVLLALRIEVANIVHDLALGAAYMLAFIGILHRSGVHLQGIIATSAVVTVVLGLSLQATLGNVLGGIALQLDDSIHIGDWVQLSSGQQGRISAIRWRHTVVETRNWDTIIVPNSVLLGENITILGQRQDQPVQHRMWVYFNVDFRYSPEEVIHTVEDALQGTPIANVAPFPPPNCLCYDFARQGADSFAYYAVRYWLTDLAADDPTSSAVRVRVYVALKRAGIPLAVPGQALWVSMDDPEHRERKVQRELQHRVSALEQIEMFNGLSSDDRQRLAEGMRPAPFGRGEIITRQDSAAHWLYVLARGECEVRVRGEGAAEKLVARICAPNVFGEMGVMTGERRTASVVAATEVEVYRIDKDIFKSVLRNRPEMATVISQVMAKRRVELESVREGLDAEARKRRVKEERTEILSSIQTFFGLDDDKV